The DNA sequence CAGGTCCCTGCTGTGATTCCACATTCTTTTTACCTAACTCATAGACTAATTCTGTCGTGtgatttgtcttctttctttttatatccaTTTCCTTTCTGATAAGAGTACCTCAGGAGTAAAGCTTAGAAAATTATGCAAAGCCAAGTTTCAAAACAAGCAGAGGTCATTTTAAGAATTCAAAGGATGTAGGATACCTGCCCAAGGGTGGGGGCAGCCGggtccctctgccctccccaactccgTAAATGCCAGCGGCCAGCGGTGACCTAAGGCAGACCTTggcagggaggaggctgcagaTATCTGGGGCTGAACAAACTCGGGTGCTCCAAGCTCCTCCGCCCTGGGGGACAGCCTGGACTTCCTCGCGCTGTGGAGTGCCCCCTCAGGTGCTCAGCCCACCAGAGGCagttcccccccctccccccgcaaacCTTCATTGATTGGCTGCCCTGAGGTGCTGCAGACAACCAGGCTTACCTACCCTGCCTCAGGCGAGGGGCGGGGTCCGGCGGGAGGTGAGGGCGGAGCCCAGAGGGAATCAAGGGGGCGGGGCCCGGCGAGGGGAGGTGCTGAACCGGGAGCTACTGCTAGGAAGGAGGTGAGCGTTGGCAGGGTGGAGCTGGCTGGGCGGAGCTGACGGGGCTGGTGCTGGCGCCGCTCGCGGATAGGTGCGGACTTGGGTTTGCCCAGACTCTGGACCTGGGCGGCCTGGTACTTGGGCGCCATTCTCCACCCCGCGTGGACTTCGGAATTGGCCAAAGACGCCCAGGAGCCACAAGTGGAGTGGTTTCCGCGGGGCGCGGATCACCACCAGAGTCGCGACGATGCGTGCCCTGCCAGCCCTGGACGCGCCTCAGAATGAGAGGCTGGTGATCGAGGACCCCAAGGCCCCCCGGGCCCGGGATGCGGCGGTGCCGGCACGCAGGAGCGCGGTGGAGAGACTGGCTGCCGACCGCGCCAAGTACGTGCGGGGCCCACCGGGAGGCGGCCCGGGCCCTGCCCCAGAAGGCAGCAGCCCCAGGACGTGCGATGGGACTGCAGGCGACCCTCGGTCCCCGGCCCGCGTCCCCGGTGTCGTGGCGCGCAGGGCCATAGCGCGGAAGCCTCTGAGGCCTGACTCGCTGGTCATCTACCGGCAGAAATGCGACTTCGTCCGAGTACAGGGCGCCAACAGCTCCATGGGGGGCCTGGTGCGGAAGCTCTTCCAGGGACCGGGCAAGGACAAGACGCCGGTGCCTCCGGAGACGTCCCGGGTGGGAGAGGAGGTCAGGGCCAGGACGGAGGAGGCTGTCCCGCCCGAGCCCGGCTCTATGGCGGCCTCCGCGGCCCCCGGCGTCCTCTCCCCCCCGGCGCCTCGCGCGCCCCCCGCGCGCCTTGGGACGCCCCCCAGAGCCCGGGCTGAGCCCCGGGGCCCGGAGCTGCTCGGGACTAGGCGCGGGGGCCTGCAGCGCTCACAGTCAGACCTCAGCTCCCGCTACTCC is a window from the Suricata suricatta isolate VVHF042 chromosome 4, meerkat_22Aug2017_6uvM2_HiC, whole genome shotgun sequence genome containing:
- the FAM110C gene encoding protein FAM110C; translated protein: MRALPALDAPQNERLVIEDPKAPRARDAAVPARRSAVERLAADRAKYVRGPPGGGPGPAPEGSSPRTCDGTAGDPRSPARVPGVVARRAIARKPLRPDSLVIYRQKCDFVRVQGANSSMGGLVRKLFQGPGKDKTPVPPETSRVGEEVRARTEEAVPPEPGSMAASAAPGVLSPPAPRAPPARLGTPPRARAEPRGPELLGTRRGGLQRSQSDLSSRYSATLSESDTFFQFCGLEPEVVEALGRENFSAGSDRVTLKVRSVSVATSDSGFSRHSGGEEGLQEEELTEQVPSTTSVVDRNARIIKWLYTCKKARETPGQGLQGPA